The stretch of DNA TCGGCAGGTGATGATTAGAAGAGCCAGCttcccctacttgtggcctgggaaagcagtcgaggacggcccaatgcattgggaccctgcacccgcatgggagacccagaagaggttcctggttcccagcatcggatcggcgtgcaccggcccatcgcggctcacttggggagtgaatcatcggatggaagatcttcccccctctctcctcctctctgtatatctgactttgtaataaaataaataaatctttaaaaaaaaaaaaagagccagctTCTCGGTGGCAAACATTTCCACTGCCAGCTCCCTTCCACCAGGAAGCAGACTGACTGTCCAGGGGTTAGCCCCACGGTGCAGAGTATGCACAAGCTGTTTAGATGAATACTTTCCCATTAGGCATGTAGGCCCAGgaattatgtatttacttatttaagagacagagggTTCTCTTTTGATAGTTCACTCCTGCCAAATGCTCACAGGAATAGGGGATTAATGTGActctctcatgtgggcagcaggaggccaACTACTTGACCCATTGCTGGTGCCTCCTGGAGTccgcattaggaggaagctgtggtcaggagctagagctgggaatcaaacccaggcactctgatgtaggacaCAGATGTCTTAGTGACCACTGGGCTAAAAGCCTGTCCCGTCCATAAATTCTGCagcccctcccactcccctcaGCAGACACACTGTCCTACAGATTAGCTCCGATTCCACTGAGGCCTAGTCCCTACCTGCAACTGAAACCTGAACTCCTCTACTCCTAGAGGAGActtgttcccagctcttggcccaCATCAGGGTGGAACccacctcttccaggaagcctgtCCAGTGTTCTGGGTGTGGGTGGAGGCCCCTTCACTGCAATTCCCGAATCTCCAGGATAGTTCTCACTGCGTTTGGCATCGTGTATCATCATTGTCTGTATCCACTACCAGACTGAAATTCTGCAAGTAGGAGATGTCCCTGATTCAGCTCTGTATGTGTGGGACAAGACACAGCAACTGGCACCAGCTCACACaatgcttgttgaatgaatgaaggaatggTACCTTCCGGTCATCCAGGTCGATTTTGTTTCCCAGCACCACCATGGGGTAGGGCTGCTCTACAGGGATGATCTTGGCCAGAACGTCACCGCGCCAGATATCCAAGGCTTCAAAGGATTCCAGGTCGGTGACATCGAAAGCCAGAAGACAGCCATCGGAGCCTTTGTAGAAGGTGGACACCACAGAGCGGAACCGCTCCTGCCCGCCTGTATCCCAGATCTAGAGGGGAAGAAGGGCCACCAAGGGCTGGGGTGAGTGGCTGGAGGGAGCCCCACCATGTTTCAGTCCTCTCTCCTGGTGAGGAGGTAAGAAGTCCTGGCACAGGGGTACCCACCCAGTCCCTTCACACTGGGGTACttgacctcccccacccccatcctgcccCGCCCCACTGCATAGAACACTGCTGCAGGGACACTCACACCCTCACAGCTGGTTCTCAGTGGCCTCTTTATCCTCCCCACTGGGATTGCTATTCCCATCTGAGGGATCCTGAAAGCTTGACCTTGAgaatgacttgcccaaggtcattgCTAAGTTTCCCAGAGATTCTGAGACTAGGTGGTGCTTCTCATCTCCCAGTTCCAGGGTTTGTTCTTTTCCTTCTAGATCAGGGATCAACACcttgcctgccccacccccatccccagaaCCACATAGCAAACATTTGTAGCCTTGCAAACTATGTCTTTCTTAGTTATAgtaactcaagtacttgatcATCCTGTGCAAAacataggaagtgaaccaatgggcgTAGCTGTGTCCCAAGAAAAGCATATTTATCGAATTAGCTAGGGCACAAGTCTCTGGCTTGGACCATGCTAGCTCTGGATACAACTCACTGTGTCAGCAGCTGTGCAGGGATGCGAGCGAGCATCAGGCGGGTGTTTTCTGCAGAGGGGGTGATGGCTCACCTGCAGCTTTAGCGTCGTGTCCTCCAGGATGATGAtcttggagaggatgctggcccCCAGTGTGGTCTGGTAATCTTCATAAAATGTCTTGTGCACATACTGGTGAAGGAGGGAAGTCTTCCCCACGCTACGGGAAAACCCCAGACACATGTGAGCACACAGCTTCATTTGTCCCATTCTGAATGTCTTATCACACCCCTCTCACGGCTGTCTCTCCCTGGGATTCTGAATTTCTAACATCCTTGGTCCACGGGAATAAGAAATGTTTTTTGGAGATAGAAAACAATGGAAATGATCCGAGATGTTGGCTGGTCAGGGTTTTCCTGAAtgtggcaggcagtggggagggcagACAGCTGCTAAATGGCTTGCCTGGTTGCTAGTCACACAGCCACTTATTACAGGTTAATGCAGAGCTAGGACCAGGAGTCATCGATTGCTCTACAGCCTCTTTCTCCCAGTTATGCTTCCTTTACTGAAGTGGGATGCAACTTCCTGGTTCCACCTGAGTCAGGAAGGGACCCATGGGAGGTGGGAGCACACCCCAGTACCAGGGATGGGGTCTCAATGCCTCTGGGTTAGAGGCGACTCCTATGCTTACCCAAGGGCGCCAACAATGATGAGTTTCAGGTCCACCTTCTTCTGGGGATTCATGGAAGGGCTCCAGTACCTGCAGAGAAAGAGGGGATTTGCACAGGCTGACTCTGGGGGCCTGAGGCTGTCCTGAGGCTGGCTTTGCACCCTGTCCCTTGCGGACCTGCCTGGGTTCCGCCCCAACTCTGCACCAGGGAGTCTCCTGAGGTGGATCTGGAAGAGTGGTGATCCAGAGGGCAATCAAATGCCTCCGCCTGCAGCTCTCCCAACTCTGCTCTCCGAGGTAACCTAGAGTGCCAGGGCAGGATGGGGCTGACCAGAGGCCTCACGGTCAGCCAAGCCTGCAGCCAGCCTGGGATGCAGGGCTGTGTCAGGAGAGGGGATAGGAAGCAGGGACAAGGGGCTCGTTGTCCGCAGGGCCCACAGGCTGTGGGTGGAAGCATGCTccaccccactcccagctcccagctgaggtGGGGCTGTAGCTGCCAATCAAAAAGGCTCTCACTGCAGCTGGCCAGAGAGGAGTCAACATGTTTCTAGAAAGCCACTTGGCAGCCAGAGCCGAGAGCCCTAAAATGTCCCTGTTGGGCACTTCTAGGAACTGGTCTTAAGAAAACAATCTGAAAGGCAGGCCAAACATCTCGTTCAGGGCTGTTCTTCAGTTTTGTTGATAAGCATccaaccacaaaacaaaaacaaagacaaaacaaaaacctcactgTGGCACACAATAACTGATCTATTAAACAGGCATTCAAATGCTTCAGAGAATTTTGTAGcaacatggaaattttttttaaatttatttattaattacattgtattatgtgacacagttttataggtactgggattcccccacccctccccaaaccttccccccatggtggattcctccaccttgttgcataaccacagttcaagttcagttgagattccttcactgcaagcatataccaagcatagagtccagcatcttattgaccagataagttcaacggcttcttagggagaccctctctggtctgaaagtagagccagcagagtatcatcccgatcaattaaaagctcgaacataccatcagcaacaatttataacattatggaattaattgacatagtattgagtaaccaatatgttaaaaataaatgcgagttcttaaccacatcctgtgctacttcattgacatttcaattttagtttatatacaacaggttctatacattttaaaatagctatagattattgttcagctgtctagtgtctattttcattttaatatttagccttttatagcgttgaagcgtaattttgctgaacctggcttttttttttttcctggcaatctaggctggcttataactccaacaagacatatgtcaacagtttaggtgcagaatagttttaggagcagtgtgcagagaaatcctcaataccgtagtgaggagtaactaatatttcacgtcttcctcacaccttctagggtgatggaagatttctccgctcTTCCACCCacttatggaataacataggatattaaaagtatattaggttttacaattctttgatgtagatcataagcagtctgactcacatttattgttggttcgttggttgcttcacaatatctgattgcatgtgagataggctgaggttgagataatactacattttacaggtactatttttcatattgacatcatttcatcttaaattaaggcaaacatgtgatatctaaccttttgggattggctcatttcccttagcattctggtttccagttgggcccatttggccacaaagaactgcattttggtttttttaatagctgagtaatattccatggagtagatgaaccatagctttcttatctatccttctgctgatgggcattttggttgcttccaagtttttacaattactgattgtgctgctatgaacataggggtgcagcAACATGGGAAATGTTCAAGCCCCAGTATCTGAATGCAAAGCAGAAGACGCTAACTTGTATGTGCAAAATCAGCCCAAACATTTGAGTTTCTACTTGTACAGTAAAAGGCTTACAGGGAGATACATAAAAAGATGTCGAGTCCAGCAATCCGATATGGATTTATAGCTAAAGGAGATAACATCATGTGTTGAGGATAAATCTGCACCTTGTGTGGCATTGCAATCCTATGCACCACAGCCACGAAATAAGATCAAGCTGAATGTATGCATAAGGACAGGGTGGGAGCTCTTCCACTCAGCCTTCGAAAAGAGGCAAACTCTGCCCCTTGTAATGATATAAACAGATCTGGAAAACCTTGTGttaaaggaaataaaccaaacacagagaGATAAATGCTGCCTAAGCTGAACAGGTTGAACTCATAGACACAGGGATTCAGGGGCAGGTGCAGTTGGGGAGATGCTGATCAAAGGACATCAAGATTGCATTCAGGGTATCTACCACATAACCTGGTGCCTGTAGCTAGTATCCATGTCTTGCACTCTTGGAAATCATCAAGAAGACAGGGGTTAGACGGTCTCATCACAAACACATAATAAGGGTGCTTCCAGGCattcctggaaaggcagacatcATGCCCCAGTGGGTGAGCTGCTGTGCGGGAGTTCTGCACCCTACCACCACACTGCCtgagttgagtcctggctctttcCTGCATttcagacccagcttcctgggTGGTAGcctgtgatggctcaggtgattggGCCCTGTGCTCTAGAAAGGAAGCCAGCACAGGGAGCTGAGGAGTGGGGTAGACACTGGCCCTGGCTGAACATGCgcagtggctgctctgcttgccctGGTGGGTGTGAGGAAGCCTCAGTCCACTCCCACTAGAGGAGGGCAGTTGGCACCTGCAGCCAGCTGCTGACTGGAAATATTCAGAGAGACAATTGCACCTGTGTGGAGCATGGACAGCCTGGCTTCCTTGTCACTATGTCCTGGATAATAGTACGAATTTGAACCCTTAGGATCTGTGTGCACAGGAATCCAGGGCCTTGggctgggagagctggaagagcttAAGGAGACAGAGCACGGAGTCAGCAGAACAGAGAGCTGCAATGGGAGCAGAAAGCATGGGATGAAAATTGTTTACTTCGAGGTTCCCCAGTGGTAGAACCACACATGTAGTCAGAGTGAGCAGATCTCACACTACACGCATACTcatgcagctcacactggtgctGAGAGCTTTGCCAAAACACAGACAAAAATGTACATATCTTCGGAAGGGTTGAAGGAATTCCCACGTTATTACAACACACTGAACACACAGCGTGCTAGCGGGCATGGATTAAAGGCCTGAGACACGTCAGTTGGCTAATGACTATCATCTATGCGCATCAGCAGCCTGTGGACACGGCAGCTTTAGGATCCTGATTTGACTCCTGAAGAGCTGGCCGGCCAGAGATATGAAGCATTTTGTCCCCTCACACAGAAGCTGTACCTGGACGTGGTACCCACATCTGAAtccccaggccaggcccagaAGCCACAGGCTCCACAGTGGCAGCCACACAGCCCAGGCCTCCGTGTCCCGCGTGAGAGTCCaggtggatgtgtgtgggaaggGAGGATGGGAAGATAAAGTGTGTGATTCCATGCATGCTGCTGAGCATCAGTGCCCAAAGCAGAAAACACCCTTTCAGAAGATAAAAGACAGCGCACCAAAAACGAAAATGGACAAAGAATATGAGAGAGCAACTTTAGCTAGGAAACTTCCATGAATTCTGACCCAT from Ochotona princeps isolate mOchPri1 chromosome 10, mOchPri1.hap1, whole genome shotgun sequence encodes:
- the RAB7B gene encoding ras-related protein Rab-7b; its protein translation is MNPQKKVDLKLIIVGALGVGKTSLLHQYVHKTFYEDYQTTLGASILSKIIILEDTTLKLQIWDTGGQERFRSVVSTFYKGSDGCLLAFDVTDLESFEALDIWRGDVLAKIIPVEQPYPMVVLGNKIDLDDRKVPQELAQGWCQEKDIPYFEVSAKSDINVVQAFEMLASRALARYRSILESHLTDSIKLSPHQAQRRCC